In the genome of Victivallis lenta, one region contains:
- the rsmG gene encoding 16S rRNA (guanine(527)-N(7))-methyltransferase RsmG, protein MSFSLASYAASCGVPDPEGFAALSRQLREIIVETNRTMNLTRITEPEEFAVKHVADSIAIAREFPFLTSEYTKIADIGCGAGFPSLVLALAFPNLRLTAIDSTGKKAAFVERAAKELGLKNVRVIHGRSCELNRRPEIRHQFDVVTARAVAPAPVIYLDACDFIKRKSGRFILYKTPQQAAEDLPALEIACRKLPVLWHATEPFELPENAGQRLFLYSTPR, encoded by the coding sequence ATGAGTTTCAGCCTTGCCTCCTATGCCGCTTCGTGCGGTGTGCCGGACCCGGAAGGATTCGCCGCGCTGAGCCGGCAGCTCCGGGAAATCATCGTCGAAACCAACCGGACCATGAACCTGACCCGCATCACGGAACCGGAGGAGTTTGCGGTCAAGCATGTCGCGGATTCGATCGCCATCGCCCGCGAATTTCCGTTCCTGACCTCCGAATACACGAAAATCGCCGACATCGGCTGCGGTGCGGGTTTTCCGTCGCTGGTGCTTGCGCTCGCCTTTCCGAATCTTCGCCTGACGGCGATCGACTCGACCGGCAAAAAGGCCGCCTTCGTCGAACGGGCGGCAAAGGAACTCGGGCTGAAGAACGTCCGGGTGATCCACGGCCGCAGCTGCGAACTGAACCGCCGCCCCGAAATCCGGCACCAGTTCGACGTCGTGACGGCGCGCGCCGTGGCTCCGGCCCCGGTCATCTATCTCGACGCCTGTGATTTCATCAAGCGCAAGAGCGGGCGGTTCATCCTGTACAAAACTCCGCAGCAGGCCGCAGAAGACCTCCCGGCGCTCGAAATCGCCTGCCGGAAACTGCCGGTGCTCTGGCATGCGACGGAGCCTTTCGAGCTCCCCGAAAATGCCGGACAGCGCCTGTTTCTCTACTCCACACCCCGCTAA